A region of Deinococcus cellulosilyticus NBRC 106333 = KACC 11606 DNA encodes the following proteins:
- a CDS encoding GH39 family glycosyl hydrolase — protein MPRKPLNPIKTAAVSLGLLLSSMSLAQAVTFQLENAGTTLHPDQVRGYNFGNFMNVVEFLKDFQNLQPAVIRFPAGNIGDERNFLEADFAGLKNNWLLLQKPKVVIQTRVFARPDEKGALNTPEDAANMVRALQAAEIPVWYWEIGNEPDLYSVNRGDPSWTPEKYCDTFRAQREAMLKVDPTIKFVGPSISGAGNRFFVEGFVKKCGDIVDVLSWHQYPTDGTATDEAALASVQGVSDDLEFYKNLWKDPVRNPLGHQRKIELGMTELGLSWRSPSYRHLADQVAALWATETILRLAEGGMTLINYFSLQGTQGHGLIGDDYTYRPTFYSFNLIKDFYGNSLKVTTSNPALWPHAVERDGKLQLLVMNTSTAPIAASTDLAGWKLSEAVGFTEKTVKDEEDLVQFPLNSTLDLPARSFVKLTYQKP, from the coding sequence ATGCCCAGAAAACCTCTGAATCCGATCAAGACGGCTGCTGTCTCTCTTGGCCTGCTGCTCAGCAGCATGAGTTTGGCCCAGGCCGTGACCTTCCAGCTCGAAAACGCTGGCACGACCCTTCACCCCGATCAGGTGCGGGGGTACAACTTCGGCAACTTCATGAATGTGGTGGAATTCCTCAAGGACTTCCAGAACCTGCAACCTGCAGTGATCCGCTTTCCCGCAGGAAACATCGGGGATGAGCGCAATTTTCTGGAAGCAGATTTTGCGGGCCTGAAGAACAACTGGCTGCTGCTGCAGAAACCCAAAGTGGTGATCCAGACCCGTGTTTTTGCAAGGCCCGATGAAAAAGGTGCCCTGAACACTCCAGAAGATGCCGCCAACATGGTCAGGGCACTCCAGGCTGCAGAAATTCCTGTGTGGTACTGGGAAATCGGCAACGAGCCTGACCTGTATTCTGTGAACCGGGGCGACCCCAGCTGGACCCCTGAAAAGTACTGTGACACCTTCCGTGCCCAGCGGGAAGCCATGCTGAAAGTCGATCCCACCATCAAGTTCGTGGGGCCCAGCATCTCCGGAGCAGGGAACCGCTTCTTTGTGGAAGGCTTTGTGAAGAAATGTGGGGACATCGTGGATGTGCTGAGCTGGCACCAGTACCCCACCGACGGCACGGCCACAGATGAAGCCGCTCTTGCCAGCGTTCAGGGGGTCAGTGATGATCTGGAGTTCTACAAGAACCTCTGGAAAGACCCCGTGCGCAACCCTCTGGGACACCAGCGCAAGATCGAACTGGGCATGACCGAACTGGGCCTCAGCTGGCGCTCTCCCAGCTACCGTCACCTGGCCGATCAGGTGGCTGCACTGTGGGCCACCGAAACCATCCTGCGCCTGGCCGAGGGAGGCATGACCCTGATCAATTACTTCTCCCTGCAGGGCACCCAGGGTCACGGTCTGATCGGGGACGATTACACCTACCGCCCCACCTTCTATTCTTTCAACCTGATCAAGGACTTTTATGGCAACAGCCTGAAAGTGACGACCAGCAACCCTGCCCTGTGGCCCCATGCAGTGGAAAGGGACGGCAAACTGCAACTGCTGGTCATGAACACCAGCACTGCACCGATTGCTGCCAGCACCGATCTGGCAGGCTGGAAACTGTCTGAAGCTGTGGGATTCACCGAAAAAACAGTGAAAGACGAAGAGGACCTGGTCCAGTTCCCCCTGAACAGCACACTGGATCTGCCTGCAAGGTCTTTTGTGAAACTGACCTACCAGAAACCCTGA